GGGATCGACCAGTGGTATTTCCACCGCGAGATTCAGGATGCCGCCTACGAGTATCAGGAGCGAGTCGAGCGCGAAGCCGAGACGGTTGTCGGCGTCAACGCCTACAAGGTCGACGAGGAGACCGAACCGGAGATCCTTTCGGTCGACGAGGGAGTCCAAGAGCGCCAGCGCAGCAGGCTTGCGGACGTCAGGGACGAGCGAGACGATGCCGCCGTGGCAGACGCGCTCGACGATCTGCAATCCGCCATCGAGTCCGGGGAGAACACGATGCCCGCCATCCTCCGTGCGGTGAAGGTCTATGCCACGATGGGCGAGATCATGACCGTCTTCGAGGAGGAGTACGGATCCTACACCGAACAGATCGCCCCGACCTGATCCGCGACGGGTCGGCGCTCTCGGGGGAATGTTTATTCCGTCGTGGGCTGCATGTCATCATGAAACATGACGGACGAGCCAGACGTCGAACTGGAGGCCCGACTCGAAGAGCAGGAGCGGTTCGAGCCGCCCGAAGCGTTCGTCGAGCAGGCGAACGTCTCCGATCCCGAGATCTACGAGGAGTTCGAGGAGGAGTGGCCCGACTGCTGGGAACGGGCCGCAGATCTGCTTGACTGGGACGAAGACTACGACGACGTGCTCGTTGACGAGGAGGCACCCTTCTACGAGTGGTTTGTCGGCGGCGAACTGAACGCGGCGTACAACTGCGTCGACCGCCACGTCGAGTCGGGTCGGAAGAACCATGCGGCGATCAAGTGGGAGGGCGAAGGCGGCGAGACACGCACCTACACCTATCAGGATCTCTACCGCGAGGTAAACGAGTTCGCGGCCGCCCTCCGAGACCTCGGCGTCGAGGAGGACGACGTCGTCACGCTATACATGCCGATGATCCCCGAGCTACCGATCGCGATGCTTGCCTGCGCGCGTATCGGCGCTCCACACTCCGTCGTCTTCGCAGGCTTTTCGGCGGACGCACTCGCAACGCGGATGAACTCGGCAGATTCGGAGTATCTGGTCACGTGTGACGGCTACTACCGCCGGGGTGACGCACTGAATCACAAACAGAAAGCCGACAAGGGGCTCCGAAGCGTCGACGCAGATGTCGAGACCGTGGTCGTCGACCGGCTCGGCGACGAGTTGACCCATTTCCTGGGAGAGCGAGCCCACGACTACGACGAACTGGTCGGCGAGCAGTCGGGTGAACGCGTCGAGCCGGTTTCCCGCGACGCCGAGGACATGCTCTTTCTCATGTATACCTCGGGGACGACCGGGAAGCCAAAGGGGGTCAAACACACGACCGGCGGCTACCTCTCCTATGCGGCGTGGACGTCCCACTCTGTCCTCGATATCAAGCCCGAGGACAGCTACTGGTGTGCGGCCGACATCGGCTGGATTACCGGCCACTCCTACATCGTCTACGGCCCGCTCGCGCTCGGAACGACGACCGTGATGTACGAGGGGACGCCCGATCACCCCGAGAAAGACCGGCTCTGGAAGCTGGTCGAGAAGTACGCCGTCGACATCTTCTACACCGCGCCCACGGCGATCCGCTCGTTCATGAAATGGGGCACGGAGTATCCTGCCAGCAAAGACCTCTCAAGTCTCCGATTGCTCGGGACGGTCGGTGAGCCGATCAACCCGCGGGCGTGGAAGTGGTACTACAAACATATCGGCGACGAGTCCTGTCCGGTCGTCGACACCTGGTGGCAAACCGAAACGGGTGGGATGATGATCACCACGCTGCCGGGGATCGGGACGATGAAGCCCGGCTCTGCCGGTCCGGCGCTTCCTGGCATCGACGCCGAGATCGTCGATACGGCCGGCGAAGCGGTCAGTCCGGGTGACGCGGGCTACCTGACGATCAACAACCCCTGGCCGGGCATGCTCCGGACGCTTTACGATAACGACGAACGGTTCATCAACGAGTACTGGCGTGAGTACTCCGATTCCGACGCCGACGAGTGGGTCTACTTCCCGGAGGACGGCGCGACGATCGACGAGGACGAGTACATTACCGTTCTGGGCCGCGTCGACGACGTGATCAACGTCTCCGGGCATCGTCTCGGTACTATGGAGATCGAAAGCGCCATCGTCGGCGTCCCCGGCGTCGCGGAAGCCGCGGTGGTCGGTGGCTCCCACGAGGTCAAAGGCGAGGCCGTCTACGCCTACGTCATCACCGAGGACGGTACCGAGGGCGACGAGCAACTGTACGATCGGATCATCGAGAACGTAGAGCAGGCGATCGGTCCGTTCGCCCGCCCCGAGGAGATCATCTTCACGCCCGAACTCCCCAAAACCCGCTCGGGCAAGATCATGCGCCGCCTGCTCGAAGACATCGCCAACGGCGATGAACTGGGCAACACGTCGACGCTCAGAAACCCCG
This genomic window from Natranaeroarchaeum aerophilus contains:
- the acs gene encoding acetate--CoA ligase — protein: MTDEPDVELEARLEEQERFEPPEAFVEQANVSDPEIYEEFEEEWPDCWERAADLLDWDEDYDDVLVDEEAPFYEWFVGGELNAAYNCVDRHVESGRKNHAAIKWEGEGGETRTYTYQDLYREVNEFAAALRDLGVEEDDVVTLYMPMIPELPIAMLACARIGAPHSVVFAGFSADALATRMNSADSEYLVTCDGYYRRGDALNHKQKADKGLRSVDADVETVVVDRLGDELTHFLGERAHDYDELVGEQSGERVEPVSRDAEDMLFLMYTSGTTGKPKGVKHTTGGYLSYAAWTSHSVLDIKPEDSYWCAADIGWITGHSYIVYGPLALGTTTVMYEGTPDHPEKDRLWKLVEKYAVDIFYTAPTAIRSFMKWGTEYPASKDLSSLRLLGTVGEPINPRAWKWYYKHIGDESCPVVDTWWQTETGGMMITTLPGIGTMKPGSAGPALPGIDAEIVDTAGEAVSPGDAGYLTINNPWPGMLRTLYDNDERFINEYWREYSDSDADEWVYFPEDGATIDEDEYITVLGRVDDVINVSGHRLGTMEIESAIVGVPGVAEAAVVGGSHEVKGEAVYAYVITEDGTEGDEQLYDRIIENVEQAIGPFARPEEIIFTPELPKTRSGKIMRRLLEDIANGDELGNTSTLRNPEIVEVIQAQVSAD